The Juglans microcarpa x Juglans regia isolate MS1-56 chromosome 8D, Jm3101_v1.0, whole genome shotgun sequence genomic sequence GAGGGTAGAAGCAAAAGCAGAGGCTGCAACAACGAATTTCACAGTAATTCCATGAAATTCCGATGTCAGAAATCAACACCTTTACCTCAAGAAACTGCAACTTTGGTATTTGCAGACCAGAGGCTTAAGGTGGTCTACCCTGTCATCCAGAAATTCAAATCCATCGTTACCTCAGATCCTCTGGGAATTACCAAATCCTGGGTAGGCCCAGATATATGCAGTTACAGAGGATTCTACTGTGACCATCCCCCAGACAACCAATCTGCAATAGCTCTCGCTTCCATAGACTTCAATGGCTTCCAAATTAGCGCTCCTACTCTCGACGGCTTTCTTGATCAGCTTCCTGATATTGCTCTCTTCCATGCGAATTCCAACAAGTTTTCCGGCACCATATCTCCCAATATCTCTAAACTCCCTTATCTCTACGAGTTTGACATAAGTAACAACCAATTCTCTGGTCCATTTCCCATGGCTGTTCTAGGCATGAACAACCTAACATTCTTGGATATTCGGTTCAATCGATTCTCTGGGTCAGTCCCGCCTCAAATATTCACAGAGAACCTCGACGTCCTCTTtatcaacaacaacaatttcATGCAGATGCTTCCCGATAACCTAAGGATCTCTCATGTTCTGTATCTCACTCTAGCCAACAACAAGTTCACGGGTCCAATCCCAGGAGGCATTGCAAAATCTCTGTCCTCTCTAACTGAGGTCCTATTGTTAAACAACCAGTTGACAGGCTGTCTACCTTATGAACTAGGTTTTCTAAAGGAAGCCAGAGTGTTTGATGCAAGCGAGAATCATTTGACTGGTCCTTTACCATTCTCGTTGGGTTGTATGAAGAAGGTGGAGCAGTTGAACTTTACCGGTAACCAATTATACGGCATGGTGCCGGAGGTGGTCTGCAAGCTAGagaatttgatgaatttgtCATTgtcttacaattattttacgAATATAGGGCCTTATTGTTTGTTCTTGATTGAGAGAGGAGTGCTTGATGTTAGAAACAACTGCATTCCCGGTCTTCCATCTCAAAGATCAGTATTTGAATGCGTGGAGTTTCTCTCTTACCCGAGAACTTGTCCCTACATGTGGAGTTATGCTTACATACCCTGTGTTCTTCACTTTGGCCCACCTGTAACTTCAGTTCCAGAAATGGCTCCTACACCCTGAAATGGAGCCAATTTCTGACCCTGTTTAGAGAAGGCTtaagttttcaattttgtttttattttatttttatcttgtaAGATGGAGCTATCATTTGTGTGAATGATAAACCATCATTTACTTCTTTCAAGGTGTTGAAATTACTGAGAACGTGAATCACGGGCATGGTATTTGCCATTCTTACCAAATCACGTTAATCATTTGCTAGAAGATTTGCTCAGTTACATGATGAATGCTGGCATTGTCATTTCCTATATTCCAAACTTGTTAGTGTTAGAAGTCATCTGATTTGAAGTCATGGTGTAATAATAGAGTGCATCCCGATTAAACACCTGAGGAACATCAAAGGAGCTAGTGCTCATAGCCCAGTTGATAAGACAGAATCCTTTAATTTGCAATTTATAAAGTAACCCTTTTTACAAGTCCTCTGCACTCTTGAATTGACCCATCATAGCTCGATGAGAAAAGAGGATTGACATAATGAGAATCCACCCACAACTTATGGGTAgaagttgttttgaaaagaaaatggtcCAGAAATTTGTACAAGGGATGAGAATTGGCCATGGAGACTTGGAGTGCCTTCCTTTTTGCTGCTCCATGTCTGAAAACCCTGCGCACACTTTTTTCGAGGACAACCCCAAAAGCGATGATTGATACGAAGGATCATTGCCAACCAACACAACGCAgtactcatctcatctcgtacACATGCGGTCCAGCTTTAAATAGAGCCTATGAAAAAGATAAATCATAATTCAGTGGCAGCTTTCAATATAAGCAGTACTTGGCAACAAGCTTTGTCACTTGCCACCATTCTTCGTTTTCTAACGTTTTTAAAGGATAATGGAAAGCCGCAGATACCCGGTTTGGGTATTTTATAAAGATTATGGGATTAG encodes the following:
- the LOC121241928 gene encoding uncharacterized protein At4g06744-like, which gives rise to MISSKSIMAAALTALSFLLTSLIVNTVLASSSDRKTTLEYFLGGRGSRSGEGRSKSRGCNNEFHSNSMKFRCQKSTPLPQETATLVFADQRLKVVYPVIQKFKSIVTSDPLGITKSWVGPDICSYRGFYCDHPPDNQSAIALASIDFNGFQISAPTLDGFLDQLPDIALFHANSNKFSGTISPNISKLPYLYEFDISNNQFSGPFPMAVLGMNNLTFLDIRFNRFSGSVPPQIFTENLDVLFINNNNFMQMLPDNLRISHVLYLTLANNKFTGPIPGGIAKSLSSLTEVLLLNNQLTGCLPYELGFLKEARVFDASENHLTGPLPFSLGCMKKVEQLNFTGNQLYGMVPEVVCKLENLMNLSLSYNYFTNIGPYCLFLIERGVLDVRNNCIPGLPSQRSVFECVEFLSYPRTCPYMWSYAYIPCVLHFGPPVTSVPEMAPTP